The following DNA comes from Halobacillus litoralis.
TTTTGTTCGTTCTGGATCTTTGAAATATTCTTTGAAAAGCGCCGGGGTATCCAGATGAACGGCGATATCTCCCACCTCCCCCGGCCCTACTGGAGCTCCCATTTCATCAATGATCTCCACTTGATTTCCCGGGGTTGGCCGTCCCATTGAGCCTGGGCGCACCTCCATATCTTTCATAATACCGACAAGCAGTGTATTTTCTGTTTGACCATAGCCATCCCTGACCGTAACATTAAAATGGTTTGTGAACGTATCAATGACTTCTCTGTTTAATGGTTCACCGGCGGAAACAGCACTGTGCAATCCTGATAACCTATAATCTGATAAATTATCGACTTTCGCCATCAAACGGTATTCTGTCGGTGTACAGCACAGCACATTCACCTCGTGCTCGTCCATCAAGCTCAAGTATTTCTTCGGGTCGAATTTACCTTGAAAAATCAGGCCTTGGGCTCCTGTACCTAACACCGACAAGAACGGACTCCAAATCCACTTTTGCCAGCCTGGACCAGCTGTAGCCCACACGGTATCACCATCTTTGATTGCGAGCCATTTATCTGCAGCGGTCTTCAAATGAGCATATCCCCACCCATGTGTGTGGACGACCCCTTTAGGATTCCCAGTGGTTCCTGAAGTGTATGATAGAAATGCAATATCATCTCTTGAAGTATCAGCAAGCGCCATCTCATCACTGTAATCTTCCATCAACTCATCAAGAGCGAGCCAGCCTTCCTTAGACCCGCCTACAGAAAAAGTGATAAGTCGTTCGAATTCTTTCACATCATGAAATTGATCTGTGAAGGGATGATAGCTCACCACAGCGCTGACTTCACCATGGGATACACGATATTGTAAATCTTTTGTCCGCAACATTTCAGAACTCGGGATAACTACAAGCCCTGCTTTAAGAGCAGCAATATAGACTTGATACGCCTCAATCAGCCTTGGAATCATCACGAGCACTTTATCCCCTGGTGTAAGACCTTGCCCAAGGAAAGCGTTTCCAATTTTGTTTGCATTCTTCATCAATTGATCATATGTAACTTCTCTTTTTTCTCCTTGTTCGTTCAACCATAACAATGCTTTGCGACCAGCTTCATCCGCAAACTTTTCCATTTCTGAGACAACATTGTACCTTTCAGGAGCAATCAATTCTTCTCTGTTCATTTTCTATTCCTCCCCTTTTAATGAGCGACTGTTCAGTTTGGTTCATTTCCATTATATCAAGTTTTCTAAATCTTTCAAATACTATATTTGACCATAGGAAACAGAATTGCCCTTATTAAATTGACAGATAATTAAACCTTCTCCTATAATGAGATATAAGAAAAAGAAAGGAACGTGGCTGAATGGAAACACGTCCAATGAAGATACATACGCTGACACCAAAGCTCGCTCTCTTCATATCGACCTTTATGCTCATCCCTTTTCTTTTTATTTCAATTATGACTAATAATTTCAACTATACGATTGCGTCGGTCATTACGCTCTTACTCATAAACCTTACAGCTTACATTAAGATTTTACGCCTCAAAAAGAAAAAGAGCCTTTGAGTTGTATTTCACACAACCTAAAGGCTCTTTTTCTTATCTATATACTCGAACCGATCTCTTTCCTCTAAAGACATATAACGAAGACTCTCTTCCATATGTTGATCGATTAAATGGAGTAACCGTCCGAGGTTTTTCCCTCTGAAAGCTTCCAATATTAATTCATGTTCTTTAAAACGTTTCTTTTCATCAAGATTTTCATCGAAAAAGACATCATATAACATTAAATAGACATTTATTTGATCAAGAATCCGCTCCGTAAAATCGATGAGGAAGGAGTTTTTAGTCTTTAAAGCCAACGACATATGAAACTGTTTATTGACTTCTAAATATTGCAGGATATCTTTTGTCTCGTAGGTCTTTTTTTCATGCTCTATCCACTCACTCATTTGGAGAAGATCATCTTCTGAGATCGTTTCATGAATTAATTCGGCTGTCATTTTCTCTAAGTGGCGTCTCATATCAAATGCCTGGCGTATCTCATCTCTCGTGGGCTGGACCACAAAAGCACCACGATTGGAAACGATTTTGACCAGCCCTTCATTTTCAAGTCTGTTCATAGCATTGCGAATCGGCGTTCTAGACACTTTAAGTTCTTTTCCAATCGCTTTCTCGACAAGTTGAGTACCCGGTGCAATTTTTCGGAATAAAATAAATTCCTTCAAATATTCATATACATCCTCTGTCCGTGATTGTCTCTCTTTTACGGTTTCAGTAAATGTTTGTCTTCGGATGATATCCCACCTTTTATGCTAAACGTTTGAAGTTTTCACCAAGAATTTCATTCATTGAATGGACGGTGATAAAAGCTTGCTCGTCCACAGATGTCATATATTTTTTCAAGCGAGTATAATCTTTCCGACTTAATATCGTCGTAATCACTTCTTTGTTTTCTTGCCTGAACGCACCTTTAGCCTGGTGAATGGTCGCTCCTCGTTTCAATTTATTTACGATGAAGTGGCGTACCAGCTCACTTTCACGACTGATAATGACGATTTCTTTATTATCTTCAAACTGTTGCAACATATAGTCGATGACGAGTCCGTTTAAAATCACTCCGAAGAAGGCGTACATCCCCACCGTAGGACCAAATAGGAAAATCGATGATGTAGCTATAGCGATGTCTGAGAATAGAACACCTTTCCCGACTTCGATAGAAAAGAATTTGTTCAAGATCATAGCAAGGATATCTGTTCCGCCTGTAGAAGCTCCCTGATGAAAAACTAATGCCATACCAGAAGCAGCGATAATTTGACCGATGATCAACTGGATCAATAAGTCATTGCTCAATGCTTCCTGCATTGGAAAATAGGCTTCTAGCCCCCATACCATGAAGGACAAAGCAAAACTTGCATAAATCGTTTTGAGTCCAAACTGAAATCCTAAAAAGATAAAACCGACAATGAATAATATGACATTCAATATAATCATAATAAGACCAAGTGACAGATCTGGGAACACTTTATTCAAAACGATTGAAAGACCACTGACTCCTCCTGTAGCTAAATCATTCGGTGACAGGAAGAAATGAACATTTATTGCTACTCCTAGTGAACCTAAATTCATTAAAAGAAATGACCACACTTTATTAAACATCAGAAAGCCTCCTTTTCTGCGGTGTATGAAAAATTTGTCGAACGAAAATTGTAGTACAATCGGGATTATAGAGCCCTTATAACCGTTTGTAAACAGCTTTGTTCAGAAAAAAATATTTTATTTTTTGTAAGCGATTGAAGGCTAAATTTTCAAAAGATTAAGTGTTGTGAAACCATTTTCTTTGGAAAGAATATTTATAATTTATCAAAAAATGCCGATATTTATAATATGCAGTCAATTTGTGAGGATAAGGTTTTCGTTAGTTATCCAAAATATATTCCAGTCTATTCCATTACTATTCACCCATGCTTTTAGTGTTATGGATTAACTAATAAGCGAATGGGAGATAGACCAGGAATTGCACATTAAACCGAGTGACGCGATTCATTGCATTAGAATAGAACATAAAACCATATACTTGGCAACCGCCTGGCAAGCCCTCCATAGCTGTGGAAATACTAAATTCCCAGACAGCAAAAAAGCATCACCACTTCGAAGTGATGATGCTCCCCTACTATATTTATTTTGGCAAGCGTACAGTAACAGTCGTCCCTGCTCCTTTTTGACTCTCATATGAAATAATTCCGTTCAAATCAGCAACGATTTTCTTCGTTACCATGACACCCAAACCCGTTCCTTTCTCTTTGGTAGTAAAGAAAGGCTCACCGATTTTAGTAAGTTCTTGGGATGTCAGTCCTGGACCATTATCTCTAACGGAAAGCGTTAGCTCTTCGCTTGACATTTCAATACTCACCCGGACTTCTCCACCTGAATCTACAGCATCAATCGCGTTTTTGACAAGATTGATCAAAATCTGATTCATACGTTTCGGCTCTGTTTCAAATGTACCCTGAGTCGTTTCACAATCAAACAAGAGAAGAATCTGCTTTTCGTTCGCTTCAGGCTCCAACAGCCTTAATACATAAGAGACCAGTTGCTCAGGATCGACTTGTTCAAGCTGGAGGGAGGACTTCGGCTTAGACAACATCATGAAGTCCTGGACAATCGCTTCAATCCGATTGACTTCATCCAAAATGATCTCTTGGTAATTATCTCTCAATTCAGGGTTTGCTGCCCCAATCTGTAAGAATCCTTTGATAGCTGTGAGAGGGTTTTTAATTTCATGAGCAATGCCGGCAGACATTTGAGTAATCGTAGAAAGCTGTTGAGATTTCTCCTTGAATTCCAGCATCTCTTTATATTCCGTCACATCTTCATGGATACCAAGAACGTAGGATTTACCATTGTAGTCAACGGGGAATCCTTTTGTTTTAACCCATTTAGACACTCCATCAATACTTTCCACCCGATAATCGATTTCACGCTTTTGCTCGGCCATCTGGTGAAATGCGGCCGTTACTTTCTCCCGATCAGCCTCATGAATACATTTCATGATGATAGTTGGATCTGCAAAAACATCACGCCTGGAAATTCCGAACAGGCTTTGAAAAGCTGGGCTGATATAGTGAAGCTCATCATAATCCGGCTGACTGATCCAAAAGACATCTTTCATATTATCAGCGAGTAAAGCGAATCTTTCCTCTGAGTTTCTCAATGCTTCTAAATGTCTTTTATACTGCGTGACATCCTGAACGAAAACTGTTATTCCCAATGCTGTCGGATGGACAGTGACTTGGACAGCGAGATCCGTCTTTTTCAAAAATCCTTCAAATTCTATCGTTTCCTGTGTTTCCATTGCTCTTAAGTAGTTCTGAAAAAAATAATAGTATTCATCAATCGGGAAGATGTCCCATAACTTCCTTTCATAATTATCAAAGAAAGATACACCTGTCAAATCCTCCATTTTTGGATTCGCATAGGTAACTTCCCAATTATGATTGATAATCGCTAAGCCATGGGGGAACTTGTCTACCAATTGAGTCATACGATGATTCGACCGGGCGTGATTAGTGTCGGAAAAATGAATGGTTTGTCTCTTCCCTTGCTTTCCGATGAATTGATTCAAGGGGGGACACTTCTCTTCATTCTCCTTAGAAGAGAGAGTCAATGGCTCTGGAGTTATCGGTTGTTGTTCAACTGACCTTCTCAATGTAAATGTAATTTGTCCATTTGTAAGATGAACCATTTTACAGTGATACTCCTGTAGATTATTTTTGTCCGTCAACTGGACAGACGTTTCCCGTAAACCTTCAGTCAAAAGCTCATGCAACACTTGCTGCAAGCGGTGTTGAGCAGTATGACGGAAGCTGCGGATCCATTGAGAGAACGACATGTCTGTTTTTTCCAGTTGAAGAGTTCCCTGCATTTCCTGATTGAGCGTTACTGTCTGTAAGCGCAAATCCAGTAAGCATGCCGGTGTACCATTCAAACTTAAAACATCCAATATTTCCCCACTATGAACTTGGTCAGAATACCTCTCTCTTATTACCAATATTAAGACCTCTTTCCTTTTAGCCGTTCAATATTTTCCAGTACAGTTTTTATTATAACGTAATCAAGTGAAATTTTGAATATTTCCAAATGAATTAACCTTTATTTTTCTTAATATTACATAATATGGTATCGTTTGCAAAAATATGACTGTTTTCTTCATCCTTCTATACTGCGCCACAAAGTTAAGGAAGCATAACTCAAGTAAGGCTCCCAATTTTCACTCCAGGATTTCATTTGTTGGATCGTCGGCTTTTTGTCCATGCCAAAATAAAATTTAAGCGCATTCTGAATTCCAATATCAGCTTTTGGAAACAGATTCTCCCGTCCTACTCCAAACATAAGCCAGTTCTCAGCCGTCCAAGGACCAATACCTCTAATTTTCACTAACGCCTTCATGATATCTTCATTAGACTCTTCAGAAAGTTCCTGTAAGTCCAACTCACCATCAGCAATCAAACGTGAAGTATCAATTACATATTCTGCTTTCCGTTGACTGAATTGAAGCTCCCTCAATGTATCATAAGATGTTTCTGCCACTGTTTCAGGAGAGGGATAAAACCAGACACCATCTTTTTTACTACCTAGTTTTTCAACAAATCGTGTACTCAAAGTATAAGCGAATTTCATATTCAGCTGTTGGTGTATGATGACTTTCATCAAACAGTCATATAAATGAAAATCTTTGACGATCGGTGTCCCTGGGTGTGCTGAAAACAATTGTTCTAGATTGGTTCCTAAGAAATGACGGTGGACCTTTTCTATGTCTTTGTCCCACTGGAACAAATCCTTAATATGGTCCAGAATAGCTTCTTTTTCTTCTTCACTTTCACTCGAAACCTCAAAACCAGGTTCAACTGTCGTCCCTAGCCCCTGGACACGGGCAATGTGAAAACCGCCTTCTAACTTGACGGGAATATCAACCCAACGTTCCTCCTTATTCAAGTGAGTCAATGGATCAAGTTGCCAACGAAGGAGAGTGTAATCAAAATCATAAAAACTAGTTGCTTTAAATCTTTCTTTCCACAAGTGAAATTTCCTCCTTTTTCCTATCTTTTTTTATCAAAAACCTGATATTAGGCAAATTGAACCACCCTTCATTCCGCTCTGTTGCCTATATTATCGGTTTTGAAACTTATTTCTACATATAATAACACTTGTAGACAAGATGAACTCCTTTTGCCTTGATTTTTTTATCACTGAAATCTTTCTGGACAACTCAAAAACGCCATGCATATGCATGGCGTCAGATTAAAGTCCCCAGACTGGAGAAGGAACCATCTGTTTGATCATCAAGTCGTTCAAGCTTCCAAATTGATACCCTCTTTTTCTCAATTCATCAATAAGTTGCGATAAAGCTTCGGCATTGTCTTGAGAAACAGTATGAAGAAGTACGACCGCCCCAGGATGAATTTGCTCGATGACACTATTATAAGCATACTCCCATCCTTTTTGGTTATTTGTTTCCCAATCCTTGAAGGCAAGTGACCAGAAAGCATGAGTGTACCCAAATTCTTCAGCCCACTTTAGCGTTTGTGAATTAAAGGTACCTCGCGGCGGCCTTACGTATGTCATTACTTGTTGACCAGTCAACTTCTTTACAGCCTCTTCAACACGGGAAAGTTCTGTCTTCATTTTTTCTTTAGAAACTTTAGTGAAATCCGGGTGACTCCATGAATGGTTCCCTATCAAGTGTCCTTCTTCAGCCATTCGCTTCAATAGATCAGGAGCGCTCTCAATATAGTGGCCGGTAACAAAAAAGGCGGCAGGTACTTGCTTCTCCTTTAAGATATCGAGCACTTGTCCTGTGTAACCTTGCTCATATCCATTATCAAATGTCAAATATATTACAGGGTCTCCGGAGGGGTCGACATAAAACCCATTATATTTTTCAAGCATTGCTCCGTACCGTCCTACATCAGGTGCAGATCCGTCCATGTTTTTCTTATATCCCCATCCTTCCGCAGAAACATAGCTGGGTAAAAACAAGATGGTGATGGACATAAGAGCCACAAAAATTTTCTTCCACATAACAACCACTCACTTTTTTCTTAGTATGTGTGAAGGTGGAAAGAATATAAAAAAAGACAAGTGGGAAAATTCCCCACTTGCTTGGTTATAATAATAATGAAGCTGCCCAGCCAAATAAGAACAGAGGAATATTGTAGTGTAAAAATGTCGGTACACACGTATCCCAAATGTGATTGTGTCTTCCGTCTGCATTTAACCCCGAAGTCGGCCCAAGTGTACTATCTGATGCAGGCGAACCAGCATCACCTAACGCACCTGCTGTGCCAATCAAAGCTGCTGTAGCCATAGGAGAGAACCCTGCAGTTAAGCAAATAGGAACAAACAAAGCGGCTAATATCGGGATGGTAGCAAACGATGAACCAATTCCCATTGTGACAACAAGACCTACTGATAATAGGATGAATGCGATGAAAGGTTGGTTATTACCAAGGTACTCGGAGCTGATTTCAACGAGGGCTGAGACCGACTTTGTTTCTGTAAGAACATTCGCATACCCTGCAGCAACTAACATGACAAAAGCAATGAAACCCATCATTCCAATCCCATCATTTACGACTCTGTCGCCTTTCGCATACGGGACAATCCGAAAGACAAACATCAAGATAAGTCCAGCCAGAGCGGCAAGTATAAGGTTCGACCAAACCGCTTGAATCAGCAGCGTTACGAAGATAGCAACAACGGTAAGTCCATGTTTAAGAGTGAATTTCGTTTCAAAAATCGTCTCTTTCATCTCATCTTTTTCTTCAAAAGAATGGGCGGCAGGCTCACGCTTTTTACGATAAGTGATGAATACAGCAATGAATAAACCGACAATCATCCCTGAACCCGGGATGATTAATGACTGTGCAATCGATCCAATACCAAGTTCCATTCCATTTGATTTCATAGAAGTTTGGATGGTTTCGTGGAAAATATAGCCGAAACCGATCGGAATCATTACATAAGGGGCTTTCAAGCCGAAAGTCAATGCTGCCGCTACAGCCCGACGGTCAACTTTCATTTCATCAAATAACTTCAACAAAGGTGGAATTAAAATAGGTATAAATGCGATATGAACAGGAATTACGTTCTGGGATAAACTTGCTACAGCAGCAATGACAAATACAATCATCGTCCGCTTATCTTTCAGCACCCGCAATAGATAACCGACTAATAAGGAGGTAATTCCTGAATAACTGATAGCAACGGCAAATGCACCTAATAATATATAACTTAAAGCAACACTTGCCTGATCCCCCATACCGCCGACAAGGATATCCAAAGAACTCTTTAATGATTCCCCGTTCATAAATCCTGCTGTCAAACCAGCGGCAAGAATGGCAATGATGACGTTCACACGTAATAAACTTAACACGGTCATTACGAGGACAGATATGACGACTGCCCAAGCCATAACACATTCTCCTCTCAAACATTTTCATACATTAGCGATTTATCATGTTAAAGCATGTTTTTAAAAAAATCAACCCTCAAATGAAAAGAGAGCCAATTCAGAAAATGAGTTTTCACTACTCCATATTGCTTTCTAACTCTTCTAACATGGAGATTAAACGATCTATATCTTCGACGGAAGTTTCTTCAGGATCCAGACGTTCGATACGACCCATGAATTCCGCTAATCTCAATTTCAAGTCCTGGATTTTTTCCTGTTGTGTCATCTTTCATGCTCCTTTATATTCACACTCGATTTTTTTCCATGTCCATCATAGTACAAGTTTACTTACCTGTCCATGCGGGACATAATAACTGATAAACATGCTATAATATTCTCCGTACATGAACAGGAGGTACGATTATGACACTTTCGGATCTATTTGATTATATAGATAAAACGATTACTTTGAAGCTTATCCTCAGCGGCGTGATTCTTTTTTTCGCTGTCATCATTTTGCGAAAAATCATTCACTCTTTTTTCAAGAAAACAGATTTCATTGAAGAGCGCAAAGAGAAAACACTGGAATCCATGTTGAATTCGATCATCAGTTATGCCGCGATTATCAGCTTCATACTCATTGTCCTCAATGAATTCATACCAATACGTAACATTTTAGCAGGTGCGGGTGTAATAGGGATTATTGTCGGTTTCGGAGCCCAGAGCCTTATCAAGGACTTTTTTGCCGGTTTGTTTCTTTTATACGAAAAACAGCTTCATAAAGGGGACTTCATCACCCTGAACAATACCTTTCACGGGACTGTCGAAGATATTGGGTTACGGTTTTTGAAGTTGCGTGAATGGAGCGGCAAACTGTTAACAATCAGCAATGGACAAATCAAAACAATAGAGAACTACAATTTCGAACATATGCGCGTCATAGAAACAATTACAACAAGCTTCCATGAAGATCCACGTCGAATGTTCCGTGTTTTAGAGGAAGCATGTGATCGACTTAATGAAGAACTGGGCGATTATATAAAAATGGATCTTGCCGATAAACCGCTTGAACCTTTCCAAGTTTATGGCATGTCCTCTTTGAACGACCAGCATCGTGGTTATGAATATACGATCACCGGGCTAGTCCATGACCTCGTTTATTGGACAGCAGCAAAAAAAACGCGCCGTATTCTTG
Coding sequences within:
- the mbcS gene encoding acyl-CoA synthetase MbcS translates to MNREELIAPERYNVVSEMEKFADEAGRKALLWLNEQGEKREVTYDQLMKNANKIGNAFLGQGLTPGDKVLVMIPRLIEAYQVYIAALKAGLVVIPSSEMLRTKDLQYRVSHGEVSAVVSYHPFTDQFHDVKEFERLITFSVGGSKEGWLALDELMEDYSDEMALADTSRDDIAFLSYTSGTTGNPKGVVHTHGWGYAHLKTAADKWLAIKDGDTVWATAGPGWQKWIWSPFLSVLGTGAQGLIFQGKFDPKKYLSLMDEHEVNVLCCTPTEYRLMAKVDNLSDYRLSGLHSAVSAGEPLNREVIDTFTNHFNVTVRDGYGQTENTLLVGIMKDMEVRPGSMGRPTPGNQVEIIDEMGAPVGPGEVGDIAVHLDTPALFKEYFKDPERTKMSRRGNYYVTGDQAAKDEDGYFWFEGRSDDIIISSGYTIGPFEVEDALVKHSAVQECAVVASPDEVRGNVVKAYIVLQDGYEANDDLTKELQSHVKDLTAPYKYPRKVEFIKELPKTTSGKIRRVELRQKENV
- a CDS encoding GntR family transcriptional regulator, producing MKEFILFRKIAPGTQLVEKAIGKELKVSRTPIRNAMNRLENEGLVKIVSNRGAFVVQPTRDEIRQAFDMRRHLEKMTAELIHETISEDDLLQMSEWIEHEKKTYETKDILQYLEVNKQFHMSLALKTKNSFLIDFTERILDQINVYLMLYDVFFDENLDEKKRFKEHELILEAFRGKNLGRLLHLIDQHMEESLRYMSLEERDRFEYIDKKKSL
- a CDS encoding YitT family protein, which encodes MFNKVWSFLLMNLGSLGVAINVHFFLSPNDLATGGVSGLSIVLNKVFPDLSLGLIMIILNVILFIVGFIFLGFQFGLKTIYASFALSFMVWGLEAYFPMQEALSNDLLIQLIIGQIIAASGMALVFHQGASTGGTDILAMILNKFFSIEVGKGVLFSDIAIATSSIFLFGPTVGMYAFFGVILNGLVIDYMLQQFEDNKEIVIISRESELVRHFIVNKLKRGATIHQAKGAFRQENKEVITTILSRKDYTRLKKYMTSVDEQAFITVHSMNEILGENFKRLA
- a CDS encoding PAS domain-containing sensor histidine kinase, which gives rise to MVIRERYSDQVHSGEILDVLSLNGTPACLLDLRLQTVTLNQEMQGTLQLEKTDMSFSQWIRSFRHTAQHRLQQVLHELLTEGLRETSVQLTDKNNLQEYHCKMVHLTNGQITFTLRRSVEQQPITPEPLTLSSKENEEKCPPLNQFIGKQGKRQTIHFSDTNHARSNHRMTQLVDKFPHGLAIINHNWEVTYANPKMEDLTGVSFFDNYERKLWDIFPIDEYYYFFQNYLRAMETQETIEFEGFLKKTDLAVQVTVHPTALGITVFVQDVTQYKRHLEALRNSEERFALLADNMKDVFWISQPDYDELHYISPAFQSLFGISRRDVFADPTIIMKCIHEADREKVTAAFHQMAEQKREIDYRVESIDGVSKWVKTKGFPVDYNGKSYVLGIHEDVTEYKEMLEFKEKSQQLSTITQMSAGIAHEIKNPLTAIKGFLQIGAANPELRDNYQEIILDEVNRIEAIVQDFMMLSKPKSSLQLEQVDPEQLVSYVLRLLEPEANEKQILLLFDCETTQGTFETEPKRMNQILINLVKNAIDAVDSGGEVRVSIEMSSEELTLSVRDNGPGLTSQELTKIGEPFFTTKEKGTGLGVMVTKKIVADLNGIISYESQKGAGTTVTVRLPK
- a CDS encoding DNA-3-methyladenine glycosylase family protein, with translation MWKERFKATSFYDFDYTLLRWQLDPLTHLNKEERWVDIPVKLEGGFHIARVQGLGTTVEPGFEVSSESEEEKEAILDHIKDLFQWDKDIEKVHRHFLGTNLEQLFSAHPGTPIVKDFHLYDCLMKVIIHQQLNMKFAYTLSTRFVEKLGSKKDGVWFYPSPETVAETSYDTLRELQFSQRKAEYVIDTSRLIADGELDLQELSEESNEDIMKALVKIRGIGPWTAENWLMFGVGRENLFPKADIGIQNALKFYFGMDKKPTIQQMKSWSENWEPYLSYASLTLWRSIEG
- the pdaA gene encoding delta-lactam-biosynthetic de-N-acetylase, with product MWKKIFVALMSITILFLPSYVSAEGWGYKKNMDGSAPDVGRYGAMLEKYNGFYVDPSGDPVIYLTFDNGYEQGYTGQVLDILKEKQVPAAFFVTGHYIESAPDLLKRMAEEGHLIGNHSWSHPDFTKVSKEKMKTELSRVEEAVKKLTGQQVMTYVRPPRGTFNSQTLKWAEEFGYTHAFWSLAFKDWETNNQKGWEYAYNSVIEQIHPGAVVLLHTVSQDNAEALSQLIDELRKRGYQFGSLNDLMIKQMVPSPVWGL
- a CDS encoding Na+/H+ antiporter family protein, giving the protein MAWAVVISVLVMTVLSLLRVNVIIAILAAGLTAGFMNGESLKSSLDILVGGMGDQASVALSYILLGAFAVAISYSGITSLLVGYLLRVLKDKRTMIVFVIAAVASLSQNVIPVHIAFIPILIPPLLKLFDEMKVDRRAVAAALTFGLKAPYVMIPIGFGYIFHETIQTSMKSNGMELGIGSIAQSLIIPGSGMIVGLFIAVFITYRKKREPAAHSFEEKDEMKETIFETKFTLKHGLTVVAIFVTLLIQAVWSNLILAALAGLILMFVFRIVPYAKGDRVVNDGIGMMGFIAFVMLVAAGYANVLTETKSVSALVEISSEYLGNNQPFIAFILLSVGLVVTMGIGSSFATIPILAALFVPICLTAGFSPMATAALIGTAGALGDAGSPASDSTLGPTSGLNADGRHNHIWDTCVPTFLHYNIPLFLFGWAASLLL
- a CDS encoding SE1561 family protein codes for the protein MTQQEKIQDLKLRLAEFMGRIERLDPEETSVEDIDRLISMLEELESNME
- a CDS encoding mechanosensitive ion channel family protein, producing MTLSDLFDYIDKTITLKLILSGVILFFAVIILRKIIHSFFKKTDFIEERKEKTLESMLNSIISYAAIISFILIVLNEFIPIRNILAGAGVIGIIVGFGAQSLIKDFFAGLFLLYEKQLHKGDFITLNNTFHGTVEDIGLRFLKLREWSGKLLTISNGQIKTIENYNFEHMRVIETITTSFHEDPRRMFRVLEEACDRLNEELGDYIKMDLADKPLEPFQVYGMSSLNDQHRGYEYTITGLVHDLVYWTAAKKTRRILAETMYDHNILMAEQRVEINSSQNSEENDRYFNSNEKLT